From a single Stigmatopora nigra isolate UIUO_SnigA chromosome 21, RoL_Snig_1.1, whole genome shotgun sequence genomic region:
- the dlgap3 gene encoding disks large-associated protein 3 yields MKGYHVSRSMSQHSSGGGPCHCPPDDCDGPGRDYYHGHNDAHFYPTGGPAESLALERHHSHSHSHSHSHSGGGTFPRSHPSQHPPLQSFDSCEECLTSGHGGKMHRIPPNLMDQFEKQVPFQPDGFHTLQYQRTTSGGAEQRSESPSRIRHLVNSVQRLFAKSHSLEAPSKREYNGTRGGTDYRGGGHRSAGEDGPGHHSGHQSRSARRNKSRERSKSGDSRHESGRRHRSRTAGWWSSDDNLDSDSGFMASAGRRGHLGGHESLDAAIQELTMKRPKERVAVPGPAECMACTTIALAGSEGSGHHGHTGHTGHPGHPGHPGHSLKRSTWSAMTVSQAREVYPSRGAGGGYDKALVPIENKLKERTLHYLQVPSEDWGGGYGGGGTDSGGEIPCRRMRSGSYIKAMGDDDSADSDSSPKASPKSTLIAQRDAFRRSISMDQRYSCKQCTDSYTNSRTTPKSHSRSRNYTRSLTSSQLGDTLDRQFEAVCETMFGEVESQAVEALDLPGVFRTRSHSYVRAIQAGCSQDDDCLSVFSMSGPQGSVKAGAVFPYRKGAPPPLPPRMSKSSLSVRAQSSTESTQDAYYQSSHGRSRMHSNSVDLGCSEIPSGRSSRIGYYTAAGSGRSRQHSNSAESLDGGMRGSREVVPYGGGPGVGVRAKHSSSADSLLEGPPRPARERDARVVGSLGKSVSLPQNSIVLSKAGGPEDSCGRKWRPSIAVQVDSSETLSDSDPDGKALTEVHSIGVQVEDDKRRARFKRSNSVTASVQADLDPEGFPGLAVAVPTQDKSLQFGCSFQRHSSEPESAGQYTECHRTVHTQGQWAYREDLIQSGYTTEACSGDPRSHHHPHLPPRSHSPLPLSSERAWAGTPSLEGPRSLPDSGRASPCMRDGEFFLRLLQTEVERMEGWCQNMEREAEENELPEEILELIRSAVGSAQILMSQKVQQFFRLCQQNMDPSGYPQPTSQDLAGLWDLLQLNIEDIRVKFQDLQRLKDSGWKVPSEKKEDKNLPPPLPKKPAGGVSGSLRADSVGDGGGGGGGGGTGGLLVPRVGGHTLPIRDKSLDLVERQRTEARRRLLQTKRTASFRQNSATESADSIEIYIPEAQTRL; encoded by the exons ATGAAAGGGTACCATGTCAGCCGTAGCATGTCCCAGCATTCCTCCGGCGGAGGTCCCTGCCACTGTCCACCCGATGACTGCGACGGCCCGGGCCGAGACTACTACCACGGTCACAATGACGCCCACTTCTACCCTACGGGTGGACCGGCGGAGTCTTTGGCCCTTGAGAGACACCACTCCCACTCCCATTCCCATTCTCACAGCCACTCGGGGGGAGGCACGTTCCCCCGTTCGCACCCCAGCCAGCATCCCCCTCTGCAGTCTTTCGACTCCTGCGAGGAATGCTTGACATCGGGTCACGGGGGCAAGATGCACCGAATCCCTCCCAACCTGATGGATCAGTTCGAAAAGCAGGTGCCCTTCCAACCCGATGGCTTCCACACGCTGCAGTACCAGCGCACCACTAGCGGGGGTGCCGAGCAGCGCAGCGAGAGCCCCTCGCGTATTCGCCACCTGGTCAACTCCGTCCAACGTCTCTTTGCCAAGTCCCATTCCTTGGAGGCTCCTTCCAAACGGGAGTACAACGGCACCAGAGGAGGCACAGACTACCGAGGAGGAGGTCACCGGAGCGCGGGGGAGGACGGCCCGGGCCACCACTCTGGCCACCAGTCCCGTTCCGCTCGTAGGAACAAGTCTCGAGAACGCAGCAAGAGCGGAGACTCCCGGCACGAGTCTGGGAGACGGCACCGTAGCAGGACAGCTGGCTGGTGGAGCTCGGACGACAACCTGGACAGCGACAGCGGCTTCATGGCCAGCGCCGGAAGGAGGGGGCACCTTGGCGGCCACGAGAGCCTGGACGCGGCCATCCAGGAGCTAACCATGAAGAGACCGAAGGAACGAGTTGCCGTACCCGGGCCCGCCGAGTGCATGGCCTGCACCACCATTGCGCTGGCCGGAAGCGAGGGAAGTGGACACCACGGTCACACGGGTCACACGGGTCACCCAGGTCACCCAGGTCACCCGGGCCACTCCCTGAAGAGGAGCACTTGGTCGGCGATGACCGTCAGTCAAGCCAGAGAGGTTTATCCCTCAAGAGGAGCAGGGGGAGGCTACGATAAAGCTCTGGTCCCCATTGAGAACAAATTAAAGGAGAGAACTCTCCACTATCTACAG GTTCCTTCGGAGGACTGGGGGGGCGGatacggcggcggcggcacggaCAGCGGAGGTGAGATTCCCTGCCGCCGCATGCGCAGTGGCAGTTATATCAAGGCCATGGGCGATGACGACAGCGCCGATTCAGACAGCAGCCCCAAAGCCTCCCCCAAGTCCACCCTGATTGCTCAGAGGGACGCCTTCCGACGATCCATCAGCATGGATCAAAG GTATTCATGTAAGCAGTGTACAGACTCCTACACTAACAGCCGAACAACACCCAAGTCGCACAGCCGCTCACGTAATTACACTCGCTCGCTGACCAGTTCGCAG TTAGGAGACACGCTGGACCGACAGTTTGAGGCCGTGTGCGAGACCATGTTTGGGGAGGTGGAGTCCCAAGCGGTGGAGGCCCTGGATCTCCCGGGAGTGTTCCGCACGCGTAGCCATAGCTATGTCCGTGCCATCCAGGCCGGCTGTTCCCAGGATGACGACTGCCTGTCTGTATTCTCCATGTCGGGCCCCCAGGGAAGCGTCAAGGCAGGAGCTG TCTTTCCTTATCGCAAAGGTGCGCCTCCCCCACTCCCACCTCGCATGTCCAAGTCTTCGCTGTCTGTCCGAGCCCAGAGCAGCACAGAGTCCACCCAGGACGCCTACTACCAGAGCAGCCATGGACGCTCTAGAATGCACAGCaactctgtggacctgggttgtTCTGAAATACCTTCGGGACGTTCTTCTAGAATCGGATACTACACTGCTGCGGGCTCTGGGCGTTCCCGGCAGCACAGTAACTCGGCGGAGAGCCTCGACGGGGGGATGAGGGGATCCAGGGAGGTGGTACCCTACGGAGGAGGTCCGGGAGTCGGCGTGCGAGCCAAACACAGCAGCTCAGCCGACAGTTTGCTGGAAGGGCCGCCGAGACCGGCTCGGGAGAGAGACGCTCGTGTTGTGGGGAGTCTTGGGAAGTCAGTTTCCCTGCCGCAAAACAGCATTGTTCTGAGTAAAGCTGGAGGGCCGGAGGACAGTTGCGGGAGGAAATGGAGGCCGTCCATTGCCGTGCAG GTGGACAGCTCAGAGACTCTGTCAGATTCAGATCCAGATGGCAAAGCTCTAACAGAAGTCCATTCAATTGGAGTGCAGGTGGAAGATGACAAAAG ACGGGCCCGTTTCAAGCGCTCAAACAGCGTGACGGCCAGCGTGCAGGCCGACCTGGACCCCGAGGGCTTCCCGGGACTGGCCGTTGCCGTGCCAACGCAGGATAAGAGTCTCCAGTTTGGCTGCTCCTTCCAGAGGCACTCGTCGGAACCAGAATCAGCCGGCCAGTACACGGAATGCCACCGTACCGTGCATACGCAGGGGCAGTGGGCCTATCGGGAG GACTTAATTCAGAGCGGTTACACGACTGAGGCTTGTTCTGGAGATCCGAGATCACACCACCATCCGCATCTTCCCCCGCGTTCGCACTCTCCGCTACCCCTTTCATCTGAGCGGGCATGGGCGGGGACGCCTTCTTTGGAGGGTCCCCGGAGCTTGCCTGACTCGGGCAGAGCCTCCCCCTGCATGAGGGATGGAGAATTCTTCTTGCGCCTCTTGCAAACTGAAGTGGAAAGGATGGAGGGTTGGTGCCAGAACATGGAGAGGGAGGCGGAAGAAAATGAACTCCCGGAGGAGA TTCTAGAGCTGATTCGTAGTGCAGTCGGCAGCGCCCAGATACTCATGTCTCAGAAGGTTCAGCAGTTCTTTCGTCTTTGCCAACAAAACATG GACCCGTCTGGGTACCCTCAGCCCACTTCTCAGGACCTAGCAGGCTTGTGGGACCTCCTTCAACTCAACATCGAAGACATCCGAGTGAAATTTCAAGATCTCCAGCGCCTCAAAGACTCTGGCTGGAAGGTCCCCTCAGAAAAGAAG GAGGACAAGAATCTCCCTCCTCCCTTACCAAAGAAGCCAGCGGGCGGGGTGAGTGGCAGCCTCCGGGCCGATAGCGTCGGGGACGGAGGCGGCGGAGGTGGTGGAGGCGGGACGGGGGGCCTGTTGGTGCCTCGCGTAGGGGGACACACACTACCCATCAGGGACAAATCCCTGGACCTAGTGGAACGTCAGAGGACAGAAGCTAGGAGGAGACTACTCCAGACCAAGCGAACCGCCTCCTTCAGGCAGAACTCGGCCACGGAGAGCGCAGACAGTATCGAAATCTACATTCCCGAAGCCCAGACACGACTCTGA